The Heterodontus francisci isolate sHetFra1 chromosome 13, sHetFra1.hap1, whole genome shotgun sequence genome includes a region encoding these proteins:
- the b3gnt2b gene encoding N-acetyllactosaminide beta-1,3-N-acetylglucosaminyltransferase 2, producing the protein MSVGRKRTKLVGILMMVNFFIYIVVEISRSGHQDRNSSKKMIISNSVFWKPLVHIKPYWNREQHKLDELYNPVTAALHNRTVMENINITAMYTCEPNSQLKDEIVNFDSLPDRFKDFLTYLQCRSYPLIIDQPTKCQNKPVLLLAIKSLESHFDRRQAIRQSWGKEDTLGNKTVVRVFLLGKSSPADDFPNLSDMLKFESNQHKDILLWDYRDTFFNLTLKEVLFLEWVSKSCSDIQYIFKGDDDVFVNTVQILEYLSTLDKDKAKDLFVGDVITNAGPHREKKLKYYVPESLFEGVYPPYAGGGGFLYSGYLAKRLHNVSYQVALYPIDDVYTGMCLRKLGLAPEKHKGFRTFDILQKDRHVTCAYKNLILVHSRNPQEMIRIWSRLQDPKLKC; encoded by the coding sequence ATGAGTGTGGGACGCAAAAGGACGAAGCTGGTGGGGATTTTGATGATGGTAAACTTCTTCATTTATATAGTTGTAGAGATTTCACGGAGTGGCCACCAAGACAGAAACTCTAGCAAAAAGATGATTATTTCGAACAGCGTATTTTGGAAGCCACTAGTTCATATTAAACCATACTGGAATCGAGAACAGCACAAACTGGACGAGTTGTACAACCCTGTTACAGCTGCTCTGCACAACAGAACTGTGATGGAGAACATAAACATTACAGCAATGTATACATGTGAACCTAACTCTCAGTTAAAGGATGAAATCGTTAATTTTGATTCTTTGCCTGACCGTTTCAAAGATTTTCTAACCTACTTGCAATGTAGGAGCTATCCGTTAATAATTGACCAACCAACCAAATGCCAGAATAAGCCTGTACTGCTGCTGGCTATAAAGTCACTGGAATCGCACTTTGATAGGAGGCAGGCTATACGCCAGTCATGGGGAAAAGAAGATACTTTAGGGAATAAGACAGTTGTTAGGGTCTTTTTACTGGGAAAGTCATCTCCAGCAGATGATTTTCCTAACCTCTCAGATATGCTAAAGTTTGAGAGTAACCAGCACAAAGATATTCTTCTGTGGGACTACAGAGACACATTCTTTAATCTAACTCTGAAAGAAGTGTTATTTTTAGAGTGGGTAAGCAAATCATGCTCTGATATTCAATATATTTTTAAAGGAGATGATGATGTCTTTGTAAACACAGTACAGATTCTGGAATACTTGAGCACATTGGACAAGGACAAAGCCAAAGATCTGTTTGTTGGTGACGTTATTACAAATGCAGGACCTCATCGAGAGAAGAAACTGAAGTACTATGTTCCAGAGAGTCTTTTTGAAGGGGTGTATCCACCCTATGCTGGTGGGGGTGGGTTTCTCTACTCTGGGTACTTGGCAAAGAGACTTCATAATGTGTCATATCAAGTAGCACTCTATCCAATTGATGATGTGTATACTGGAATGTGCCTTAGAAAACTTGGCCTTGCTCCAGAAAAGCACAAAGGTTTCAGGACTTTTGATATACTACAAAAAGATAGACATGTTACCTGTGCATATAAAAACTTAATATTAGTCCACAGCAGAAATCCTCAAGAAATGATAAGGATCTGGAGCAGGCTGCAGGATCCTAAGTTGAAATGTTAA